Proteins from a single region of Cydia strobilella chromosome 2, ilCydStro3.1, whole genome shotgun sequence:
- the LOC134748833 gene encoding uncharacterized protein LOC134748833 gives MVTAATKDKDPLGNPGVYEIPCDCGKSYIGETGRNVATRLLEHIRSVKKMDCSNSAVAEHALETGTSHYLRFDKARLLTQIKPRPLVPGSPAIPGSGSGQGNGGAGGATVNHRQRPGYHNRRPLALATYNCRTLRTDEKLLELEEELSRLRWGIIGLSEVRREGEDMITLNSGNLLYFREGEQRSQGGVGFIVHKSLVNNVVKIESVSNRVACLVLRMTQRYSLKVIQVYAPTSTHPDDEVEAMYEDISRAMHSSKTHFTVVMGDFNAKLGKRDGEELRVGQFGVGRRNHRGHLLAGFMEKEGLYMMNSFFRKREHRKWTWVSPDGATRNEIDFIMSTKKLFFKKGDNTLLKNYRPISLLSHVYKLFSRVITNRLARRFDDFQPPEQAGFRKGYSTVDHIHALRQVIQKTEEYNLPLCLAFVDYEKAFDSIETWAVLQSLQRCQIDYRYIEVLKCLYENATMSVRLQGQSSKPIPLQRGVRQGDVISPKLFTAALEDAFKVLDWKGRGINVNGEYITHLRFADDIVVMAETMEDLSAMLADLSRVSERVGLKMNMDKTKIMSNVHVVPTPVLIGGSALEVVDDYVYLGQTVQLGRSNFEKEVTRRIRLGWAAFGKLHSIFSSKLPQCLKSKVFDQCVLPVMTYGSETWALTMGLIRRLKVTQRAMERAMLGVSLRDRVRNDDIRSRTRVTDIARRIANLKWQWAGHIARRTDGRWGRKVLEWRPRTGRRTAGRPPTRWSDDLVKVAGIRWLRAAQDRSEWRALGEAYVQQWTSIG, from the exons atggtaactgcaG cgacAAAGGACAAGGACCCGCTGGGTAACCCGGGCGTCTACGAAATACCATGCGACTGCGGGAAGTCCTACATAGGGGAAACCGGACGCAACGTGGCCACGAGGCTGTTAGAGCACATACGGAGCGTGAAAAAGATGGACTGCAGTAACTCGGCCGTGGCAGAGCACGCTCTCGAGACAGGCACGTCGCACTATCTCCGATTCGACAAGGCGAGGTTACTG ACACAAATAAAACCCAGACCCCTAGTCCCCGGCAGCCCCGCTATTCCTGGCTCCGGTAGCGGCCAGGGTAATGGCGGGGCAGGGGGTGCTACAGTGAATCACCGGCAGAGGCCCGGCTACCATAACCGACGACCCTTGGCCCTGGCAACATACAACTGCCGTACGCTGCGGACCGACGAAAAGTTATTAGAACTGGAGGAAGAATTAAGCAGGTTACGTTGGGGAATCATAGGGTTATCGGAAGTCCGTAGAGAGGGGGAGGACATGATAACTCTGAATTCCGGCAACTTGCTCTATTTCCGGGAGGGCGAACAACGGTCCCAGGGAGGTGTCGGGTTTATCGTCCACAAGTCCCTCGTAAACAACGTGGTGAAGATCGAGAGTGTGTCGAACAGGGTAGCGTGCCTTGTACTCAGAATGACCCAACGTTATTCGTTGAAAGTCATACAAGTCTACGCACCGACCTCGACACACCCCGACGATGAGGTGGAGGCTATGTATGAGGATATCTCCAGAGCCATGCATAGCTCCAAAACTCACTTCACAGTTGTTATGGGGGACTTCAACGCTAAGCTGGGCAAACGAGACGGTGAAGAGCTGAGAGTGGGGCAATTTGGAGTGGGGCGTAGGAATCACCGGGGCCACCTACTGGCTGGTTTCATGGAGAAGGAAGGACTCTATATGATGAACTCCTTCTTCAGGAAACGTGAGCACAGGAAGTGGACCTGGGTGAGCCCTGACGGTGCAACAAGGAATGAGATCGACTTTATCATGTcgacgaagaa gctcttcttcaaaaaaggtgataacaccttgctgaagaattatagacccatctcacttctgagccatgtctacaagctgttttcgagagtcatcacgaaccgtctcgcacgcaggtttgacgacttccagcctcccgaacaagcaggtttccgtaaaggctatagtaccgtagaccacatacatgcgttgcggcaggttatacagaagactgaggaatataacctccccctttgccttgcatttgtggactacgagaaagccttcgattcgatcgagacttgggctgtgctgcagtctctccaaaggtgccaaatcgactaccggtatatcgaagtgctgaagtgtctgtacgaaaacgccaccatgtccgtccgactacagggccagagctcgaagcctattccattgcagcggggagtcagacaaggagatgtaatctccccaaagctgttcaccgctgcattggaggatgcctttaaggttctggactggaaaggacgaggcatcaatgtaaatggcgagtacatcactcaccttcggtttgccgatgatatcgtagtcatggctgagaccatggaggacctcagtgcgatgctcgctgatctcagcagagtatctgaacgagttggtctgaaaatgaacatggacaagacgaagatcatgtctaacgtccatgttgtgccaactcccgtattaatcggaggctctgcgctcgaagttgttgacgattatgtatacctaggacaaacagtccagttaggtaggtccaacttcgagaaagaggtcactcgtcgaatccgactcggttgggcagcgttcgggaagctccacagtatcttttcgtccaaattgccgcagtgtcttaagtcaaaagtctttgaccagtgtgtgttgccagtgatgacatacggatctgagacgtgggcgctaacgatgggcctcataagaaggctcaaggtcacgcaaagggcaatggagagagctatgctcggggtttctctgcgtgatagagtcagaaatgatgatatccgcagtagaactagggtcaccgatatagctcgcagaattgcaaaccttaagtggcagtgggcggggcacattgctcgcagaactgatggccggtggggccggaaggttctggagtggcgtccgcgtaccggaagacgaactgccggtaggcctccaacgagatggagcgacgacctggtgaaagtcgcgggaattcggtggttgcgagcggcacaggatcggtcggagtggcgagccttgggggaggcctatgtccagcagtggacgtctatcggctga